From the genome of Ralstonia insidiosa:
CTTCGCCCGCAAGAATCCTCGCGACACCTCGCTCGAAATCGGCCTCTGTAACCCACGACAAGAATACGATCTCGTCTCCCCTCAGAGCATACCAAGCCGTAGGCTGAGGCTTCTTGAAACCCAATTCGTCAAGTAGGTCTTTGGTCGAATAGGTTCCGTCTTGCAGACGACGCGTGCGGTCCTCAAGCTCAGGTTCGACCGGCGCCTGCTCAAGCTTCTGCAGTCTACGCTGTGCACTCAATCGCGCTTTCTCTGAGAAAGCATCCGGATGATCCAGAACTACCCGCTCAAAGACTAGATCCTCATAGCCGGCAGCCTTCAACCGGCGATAGCCACTGGACTCTGACCCGCTTGACACCACGTCCTCCGCAAACGCGACTAGGTCGCCGTCTCGGTTACGAACCGCCTGAAGTGAACGGTTTGGAGGAGCGTTCTTTTCGTGAGTCAGCCAAAGCGCAGCCAGGCCGCGTACGATCTTCAGTTCGAGTGGTGCCAGCGTGTCGAGTCTTCGCTGCAGCCTGTCAGCCACCTTCCCTTGATAGAGCACAAATGCCCTCTCTCTAAGTGCACCATCAATCCGACTGGTCAAACCTTCCTTATCCGCCAGATTTTTCCTCATGGAGGCAAGCTCCTCCAGAGAGGCAAGTCCCGCGATAACCCTTATGCGCTGATCTTCGCTCATGTGTTGATCATTGATTGATTTGGAACGATAGTGCAGGGACTCACAATCCCCTCTCGGCGCTATTCGATAGCGCATGCTCCGCGACCCCGACCGGGGAAGTGGTGTCGCTTCCGCACACGGTCGTCATGCGCCCCATTTTTGAGAACCTTGCAATGGACCAGATTCAAAAAATAGCCAGGAAAATGGCGACATCAAACGTTCTTAGAACGATGGCTTCGCCCGAGCGCTCAGAGCAGTTGTTGACTTCCATCCGGGCCTTGTCGGACAACGCGTTGGATGCGATGGCGGCGCTCGATGGTATTCCAGAAGAACAATACCCAATTTTCCGCGCACACATCCGTGGTGAGCCGAATCCCTTTTTGGAGGAGGTCGGCGCAGTTGACGGGAAGCTTCGAACGGGTGATGTAATCCTAATGACAGGTACGGCTCAACGCTCGAAGCTTTTGGCAGCGGCCCAAAAACCCTTCTACGTGTACGGAAAGTCCAGCCATGTGGCACTGGTCCATGCTGACTTCATCTGTATCGATGCGATCCCTGGAGCCGGTGTATCCAACCGGTTGATTCAAGACGTCCTGGCAGATGTCGAAGATGATTGGCGGGTTATCCGCTTCAAAGGGATAGATGAGCGGCATGCCGATGTCATTCGGCGCGCGTGCAGTTACTACCTTGCGCAGCCTTACAAAATCAAACCGAGTTGGAAATCCGGCCGAGATCACGCCTACTGTTCGGAGCTTGTTCGAAAGGTGTACCGAGACATCGGGCTGACCGGCACAGGTATCAACGCGAGCCCGATCGTTGCACCCGCTCACTTCGACCAGTTGGCGGATCTTCATACGCAGTGGCGGGACGTCACCGCTGATGCAAAGATCTACGTGGACGTCTGCAGGAAGTACTCGGCGATGTTAAAGGTTACAGCCAAAATTTTCATACACGGTCTCGAACTCAATCGCTTGAGGTTCACGGACAGGAAGAATGCACTGAAGCAAGCCCAATTAGCAATGTCCAAGAAGTTGCTCACAAAGGAGAAGTACATTGCAATGGTAAAAGAGACGAAGGAGATCGAGGCATCTCTCCATCACCATTTTTGGGACACAGGAAAGCCCCTAAATCGTGCTGCTGAGCAGCCGACTTGAGCCGCTGCCTGCTGTTTGCGCGTTAGCAGCGGTTGCGCGTTGGTCACGCTGCTAACTCGATCAAATTGGCCTGAGACTCAGCTGTCGTGGTCGCGCCCCTCAGCTACATCTAACTAATCTGTCAGGGCTTCGTTCCCATCCGTGGTGATCGCATCAGCATCCCCACGAGGGCGCCCTGACTTGATCTTCTTCGGCACCTGCCCCATGTCGAATGTGCGCACGCTCTCCGGCCCCTGGATCATCAGGTGCTGTTCAGCCTTGGCGAGATACACCAGATTCACACGCAGCGCCTGCCGCTTCTCGGTGTCGTCCCAGTTGATCTGGCCAACGCCGATGCCGTGTCCACGCTTTTCGTAGCGCCTCTTCAGCCAGGCTTGATTGCTGTTCCAGTAGGCGCCCTTACCTTCCGTCACCGCATCTACCCAGTATTCGCCGATCTGCTTCGCGATGAACTCGTCGTGGTTCGACTCTGCTGAGTAGAACAAGATGACATGCAGATGTAGCCCTGTTTCCTCACCTTGCTCGATCGCCCATACAAAGCCCTTGATGCCCGCCATGAGCGTATTGAAGCGTCGCGCTGCGAAGAATCTGTCGCGGTGCTCCTGGATCGTCTCCGGCGTGATCCATCGACGGTACTGCGGCTTGTAGCGCAACGTCAGAGAGAGAGAACCAACCATCGGGATCGTCCTGTCTCGTTGGAGAACATCTCCTCCTCCAACTCCAGCACGTTCTTCGTATTCCGCATCGCGTTCACCTGCCTCAAGCGTTCATGCTCCTTGAACACACGAGACTGGCAACGCAACCGGATCCGCTCAATCAACGTATTGAACACGTCCATGCCACGCATGCCATCGGTACTCACAACGTCTGCGGGCTCACCCAGTGACAATCGATACGGACCGATCAGACCGAGGTCCTTGCAAACATCGTAGAACACGTCGACTCGGATCGAATAGCGGTACAGGTCCGAGTATCGTTCCAGCCAGTCGTTTATCTTCTTGTAGTAGCGCTTACCAAGAAACTGCTCGCGAATCCTCTTCAACCCGCTGTAACGAGTAGGCTCTTCTACGAACCCTCCCCATCCCTTCTCGATTGCTCGAACGAATTTCTCGATAGCGAACAGGTGTCGTGATCCATAGCCCTTGTGGAAAACGACGGTATCCTTGCCGTCTACCTCCGTTTGTTCAAGGTTCACACGCTCATCAAGGCGAGCGAATACCTCCAGTGCTTCCTGGTCTTCAGTGGAATGTTGCATGGTTGCTTAATGATGTGTCGCACTGATGTGTGCGACGGTGATTGACTTGGTCTCTGGTTCGAGTGACAGCTACATGACTTGCCAGTTGTGCTTGTCGATGAACTGGAGACCTTCCTCTGTTGTCGTTGACTGCTCGATGCGAGGTGCCATCGAAGGCTGCTCAGATACTCTGCTAGTCCCGAGAAGAAGATGACCTACTCCTATCCTTCCTCCGGTAAGGACTGCGCATGGGGAGCTGTCCTACCCTTGGGGTTGATGTATTCCAAGGGAAGCAGAAATGGCTTGCACTCGATGAGCACGAGAATCTCGGCGATTCAATCATCGACACCCTGGAGAGACTCGGCTTTGCTTTCGGCCTCTCATATACATACATGTCCACGCAGTAAAAATCCCATACACGACGAAGCTACCTCGCATTGCATTCGATACTTAACAGCAACCACCACGAGATGACACTCGATACGTTGCTGGTTACATGGCAGCCCACCGGACGTACCGATGAGCCACACACGCGAGTCAGAGAACAGTTACGCCCTCATGCGCTGGCTTCTACGCAGTGCTATCACCTTCGCTGTCGTGCACGGTGCTGGCATGATCTTTTGCGATCAGCGCTTCCGGCACCTTGGTGCCACAGTGCGGACACGACACGTACACGGTCTTCATCTCACGGCGCACGTTCGACATCAGGGTCTTGAGTGTCTGCACGGACGTTTCCCAACCCTTGCCGCTCAGTAACTCAGCCAACCCCTCGTAGGATGCACCATCTTTGCGCTTCTCCTCCAGCACGGGGAAGAGCTCGCGCACGACATCAATCGCTGTGTGCTTCTTGGGGGGCACATACGCCAGCACGGCAGCTTTGAGCGCATCGATGTCCGGTTGATCGACGCTTTTCTTTTGCATGCGCTGAGTAGCTTGGGTCAGCGCAGCATTCATTGACACACGGTTCGCTGCGCCGGAGTTCTCGGTTGCGTTGGTATTCATTTCGGTTCCTTCAAAATTTACATGGCGCCCACGCCCGCATTGACGGCAGCGCCTCGGTGGATGGATGGCTCGTTGACGTTGGAGTGCCTCTCGTTGACCGCCTAACACAGCCCGCGCACGCCAAGCCCCAGTGTTTCGCCAGGCACGGCATTGCGAGGAATGCCGATCACCAGCCTGATGGGACCGGTGACCGGCGATAGCGCTGGCGAGACAGGGGCCAGACGCAACCTCTTGATCGAAAAGACAAAGAGCCAATTCCGATATGCCTCACACGCTTGCACGCGCTTGGTGCAGCGCTCCCGGCCTGCCTGCTCTGACAGGACCAACTCCAGCCTGAGCTTCGAGCTGGAATAGCGCGAACGCTCAAAGAGGTAAGCGGTAACCTGTTGGCCCAAAAGGGAAAGAGCTATTTCGGACATCCACCACGGCGGCGTGTACCCACTCCGGAGCGAGCGCATTTCGCTGTTTCAGGCGAGAACGACGCATGGCTTGGGCCTCCTTCGACATCTTCCGTTTGGGCAGACGACCCATACCGAAACGATTGCACTTCACTCGCGGATCAACGCAGATGTAACGGTCACGTCGCGCCAGGCGGCGCAGCACTTGCACCAGATTCACACGCTTCGCTGCGTCCTTGCTGTGGACCTTGCCGACACCAGCGAACTTCGTTGAGCAAATGTTCAGATTGCGATACGTGCCCTTTCCCTTCGTAATCGCATCGACCCAGTAGCGACCGATCAACTCACCCAACCATTCGGCGGTATGCGGCTCCGTGTCGTCGAAGAAGAACACGACACGCAGATAGAATCCCGTGTACGACCACTCGATGCGCCAGACATAACCGGCGAGGTTCCGGAAAATCGCGGGCTTGGCCCGCATGTTGTCCAACAACCGATCACGGTCGGCGACCACGGCTGACGCATCGTGATGCTCCTCCAACTCCGACGAATTTGCTTCTTCGCCCGCCCTGGCGCGCAAAGCCGCCATATCCTTCGCACGCTCCTCTTCCACCATGTTGACGATCTCGTCGACACGCTCTTCATCAATGGAGCAGTCGATACTCCACAGTTCCAGATGCACAGGGAGAAGTGCACCGTTACGTTCAAACAACGCGTCGACATAACGCCGCACGCTCTTGTCGTTGTCGTCGCTGGCGTTGTTCCAGTCATTAAGCTGCTTGACGATCCCGACACGTGTACCCTGCTCTCGCAGGGTGTTGATGAAATCAACAAACACTTCGGCCTCGATACGCGAACCATCCTCAAACTGACGGTCCGGGCCGGCCAAGGTACAACGGCAAATATCGTGCGCCGCGAAGCAGTCAAAAAAGAGTTGCACCGGTGGCGAGTGCCGAGAGCGGCGTGAATACAACTGTGCCATCGCGCCCGGTGCGCTGAAATACTCACTCAGCGTCGACGCCGGAACCGATTTCTTCTTGCCGTTCTGCTCCACGATCTCGAACGCAACATCCGTTGTTCTGATGACCCGGAACATAAATGTCACCACGCTTACCAATGAACCCGCTCGCCGATTGAGGATGATCGGGTTGCCTTGACGGTTCAATACGACGCTGTGCGCCGCGTTCAGGCTACGGACATCATCGACCAGATCTCTCTGCTCGACTTCGAACCACTTCTGTTTCTTTTTTTCCATGCATTTCTCCTATGCATGAACACGGCTACTACGAGTTGACGACCTGTTGACGCGCGAATGCTGCAGAGGTGCCGCTTAGATCTGCGACACACTCTCCAGTCCTCAACGAGATCCGACCGCCTCGCCATGTCCGGCTTATCGGTAGCTAGTCAGGGAATGCGGTACGGGGAAGTAGGCTGCGTTCAGTACAACCCAGGCCGCCTTGTCACTGCCGATAACGATGCGGGCTCGATCGGACGAGCAGAGCACGGTCAAGGCACGGTCTAGCGCGGCCTTGGTCATCCCAATGTTCGGCGCATAGTCGCGAAGGTGACTGCGCTTGATCGCCAACTGTCCGGTTTTCTGCACGTAGTGGCGCAGACATTGTTCAAGGTGGCCGGCTTCCACGAATTCACGAGGCACCTTTGGTTTCGGTGCGAAGCGACGTTTATAGTGCTCCGTGAAAAATTCACCGATACGCAAGGCACGCTCTACGGTTTCGCCCGAGATGTCACCAGCCCAGCCTTCAAAAGAATGAAGCCCTGCGGCAATGCGTTGGATGATCTCTGGCTGGCGTGCGACGTGTTCGGGCAGAGGCTCCAAATCACCACCACGTGCTCCGCGCTGCTGATAACGCTGAACCACCATCTCCGTAGCACGAAGCCCATCCGCACGGAACTTCACAACGGGACGCTGCAGCCGAAGGCGAACCAGTCGCACTGTGTCGCGCAGAAACTCCATGCATGCCTCATTCCACAGTGGCGTATCGGCCTTGAGCAGGCGGATGACGCGTGGGCCACCATCGTATTCCACGAAGATCTCACGGGCGCCGAGGCCCGAATTCC
Proteins encoded in this window:
- a CDS encoding DUF3296 domain-containing protein; translated protein: MEKKKQKWFEVEQRDLVDDVRSLNAAHSVVLNRQGNPIILNRRAGSLVSVVTFMFRVIRTTDVAFEIVEQNGKKKSVPASTLSEYFSAPGAMAQLYSRRSRHSPPVQLFFDCFAAHDICRCTLAGPDRQFEDGSRIEAEVFVDFINTLREQGTRVGIVKQLNDWNNASDDNDKSVRRYVDALFERNGALLPVHLELWSIDCSIDEERVDEIVNMVEEERAKDMAALRARAGEEANSSELEEHHDASAVVADRDRLLDNMRAKPAIFRNLAGYVWRIEWSYTGFYLRVVFFFDDTEPHTAEWLGELIGRYWVDAITKGKGTYRNLNICSTKFAGVGKVHSKDAAKRVNLVQVLRRLARRDRYICVDPRVKCNRFGMGRLPKRKMSKEAQAMRRSRLKQRNALAPEWVHAAVVDVRNSSFPFGPTGYRLPL
- a CDS encoding inovirus-type Gp2 protein, coding for MVGSLSLTLRYKPQYRRWITPETIQEHRDRFFAARRFNTLMAGIKGFVWAIEQGEETGLHLHVILFYSAESNHDEFIAKQIGEYWVDAVTEGKGAYWNSNQAWLKRRYEKRGHGIGVGQINWDDTEKRQALRVNLVYLAKAEQHLMIQGPESVRTFDMGQVPKKIKSGRPRGDADAITTDGNEALTD
- a CDS encoding HNH endonuclease signature motif containing protein produces the protein MSEDQRIRVIAGLASLEELASMRKNLADKEGLTSRIDGALRERAFVLYQGKVADRLQRRLDTLAPLELKIVRGLAALWLTHEKNAPPNRSLQAVRNRDGDLVAFAEDVVSSGSESSGYRRLKAAGYEDLVFERVVLDHPDAFSEKARLSAQRRLQKLEQAPVEPELEDRTRRLQDGTYSTKDLLDELGFKKPQPTAWYALRGDEIVFLSWVTEADFERGVARILAGEGDTRPNFYHWRAQIEKIREGAYRNAYVVFGYKGVDNTNVQHSPEVRLYVIRNIRSVGAEIFATFALIGEAIQHAADWDVESTSDEVASTSPVQMTTTPVRPEQPAFRRALIERFNGRCALSGCAVAELLDAAHLPGRDWALGHNTAADGILLRTDLHRALDNGLIRLDEELNLTWVDPSVSDLYGALIRPMGNSSA
- a CDS encoding YiiX/YebB-like N1pC/P60 family cysteine hydrolase, whose amino-acid sequence is MDQIQKIARKMATSNVLRTMASPERSEQLLTSIRALSDNALDAMAALDGIPEEQYPIFRAHIRGEPNPFLEEVGAVDGKLRTGDVILMTGTAQRSKLLAAAQKPFYVYGKSSHVALVHADFICIDAIPGAGVSNRLIQDVLADVEDDWRVIRFKGIDERHADVIRRACSYYLAQPYKIKPSWKSGRDHAYCSELVRKVYRDIGLTGTGINASPIVAPAHFDQLADLHTQWRDVTADAKIYVDVCRKYSAMLKVTAKIFIHGLELNRLRFTDRKNALKQAQLAMSKKLLTKEKYIAMVKETKEIEASLHHHFWDTGKPLNRAAEQPT